Below is a window of Halomicrobium mukohataei DSM 12286 DNA.
CAGGGGTTCCGCGTATCCGACCCGGCCGGCAGCCCACGCGAACAGCGGCGAGGCGGCGACGATGGCGGCGATCGCGAGCAGACTCCGACGAACCCACGAACGGTCCCAGGCGTCGCTGGCGACGCTCACGCGGCCACCTCCGTCGTCGTCGCGGTCGGGAACAGATCCGGCCGGGCGTCGGCGACGTAGCGGTAGACGACAGCGGTGATTCCGCCCTCGATCAGCCCAAGGAGGAGGTGCCCGACACCCATGATGGAGACGGTCGTCACCAGCTCGTAGGCGAACGCCGAGGAGGCACCGAGCTGGAGCGCGGCGGCCACGGCACCGGCCGTGATCCCCAGCCAGCCGGCGACGAAGGCGGCCACGAACTCGTTGTGGCCGGCCAGCAGCCGGTAGAGACCGTAGCCGACGTACACCTCGACGACGGCCATGTTCAGGACGTTCGCGCCGAGGACGACGAGCCCGCCGTCGCCGAACACGAGCGCCTGGATCGTCACGACGGTGGCGACACAGAGCGCACCGAGGTGGGGACCGAGCAGGATCGCGGCGAACGCGCCGCCGACGAAGTGAGCGCTGGTGCCGCCGGGAATCGGCCAGTTGAGCATCTGTGCGGCGAACAGGCCGGCGGCGACGATACCGAGCACCGGCGCAGTGGTGTCGGTCAGCTCGCCGTCGGCGCGTCGTGCAGCGACGACGAGCGTCCCGCCAGCGAGGGCGGCACAGACGACGGCGATCCACAGATCGAGGAATCCGTCCGGAATGTGCATACGCTCCGGTCCGAGCGCGGACAAATAATACTTTCTCATCTCTCAGTAATACTCGCGGGAGACAGCAGTTGGACACGCTCTTGCCCGCCCCCGTCGTAGCCGGGGACATGAGCGACGATCTGGACCGGATCAGTCTCACGCTCCCGGCGGAGATGACCACGCGGCTCGACGACATCGTCGACGACTGGGAGTACGACAGCCGTTCGGAAGCGATCAGGGACGCCCTGCGTGACTTCTTCGGTGCCTACGAGTGGGAATCGGCCGACGACACCGTCCACCACGGCACCGTCGTCGTCGTCCACGACCACCACGTCGACGGGATCGCCGACCAGCTCCAGACGATCCAACACGAGATGGCCGATCTGATCACGTCGGTCCAGCACATCCACCTCTCGCACGACACCTGCATGGAGACGCTGGTCGTCGAGGGGGCGGGCACTGCGATCACCGAACTGGCGAACCGCCTGCGGGCGATCGGCGGCGTCAATCAGGTCAAGGTCGTCGTCGTCGGCGACTGATCCCGCCCGCCATCGGGCACCGCCGCGTCACCCCAGCCCCGAGCCGCGAACCCACCAAGCTATTACGGCGGCGTGAGCGTACCGTCGCGTATGCCGGCCAAGTCAGGCGCGTCACACTCGACTGGGTACCTCGTCAGCGTCGTCGTCAGCGGACTGTTGATCGAACACATCCTGGCGTTCGCGCCGTCGTTCCGACGCGTGTCTCGGATCGCGGGTGAGCTCCTCACCGCGTACACGAACGTCCCGATCTCCGAGGAGGCCGCCGGAATGCTGCTCGTGACGGCCGTCCTCGTCGGCGTCTGGGGCGTCGGTTACCACCTCTATCGGCACTAACGCTGTCGTGCCGCGAGGGACGGGCTTTTTACCACCTGTCCCGAAGGCAGGATATGGATATTGTACCGGACACGAGCGTGGTCATCGACGGCCGCGTGTCCGAGCGGATCGAAGCCGACGCGGATCCCGACTCCGAGGTCGAGGGGACGGGCTTTGCGGGCGCGACCGTCGTCGTCCCCGAAGCGGTCGTGGGCGAACTCGAAGCACAGGCCAACGACGGCCGAGAGACCGGCTGGGAGGGGCTCGAAGAGCTCCAGCGCCTCGTCTCGCTGGACGAAGACGGCACCATCGACGTGGAGTACGTCGGCCGTCGGCCCGACGCCGTCGAGAAGCGCGAGGCCGGCGAGGGCGAGATCGACGCGCTCATCCGGGACGTGGCACAGGACCGCGGGGCGACGCTGGTGACGAGCGACGACGTGCAGGCCGAGGTCGCCAGCGCGAAGGGCATCCCAGTGGAGTTTCTCGACCCGATCGAGCGGACGATCGATCGCCTGACCATCGAGAACTTCTTCGACGAGGCCACGATGAGCGTCCACCTCAAGGTCGGCGTCGCGCCCTTCGCCAAGCGCGGGTCGATCGGCGACATGGCCTACCAGCCGATCCGAGACGACCCCGCGACCGAGTCCGAACTGCGCGGGTACGCCGCCGACATCGAGGAGGCGGCCCACGCCAGTCCCGAGGGGTTCGTCGAGCTGTCCGAGCCGGGCATGACGATCATCCAGTACCGGGACTTCCGGATCGCCATCGCGCGCCCGCCCTTCTCGGACGCCCTGGAGATCACGGCCGTCAGACCGATCGTCAAGACGGAACTGGACGACTACGAGCACGCCGACGAGCTGCGCGACCGGCTCACCGACCACCAGCGGGGCGTCCTCATCTCGGGCTCGCCCGGTGCCGGGAAGTCGACCTTCGCCCAGGCCGTCGGGGAGTTCCTCGTCGACGCCGACTACGCCGTCAAGACGATGGAAAAGCCCCGCGACCTCCAGGTCGGCGACGAGATCACCCAGTACACCGAGCTGGGCGGTTCGATGGAGAAGACCGCCGACTCGCTGTTGATGGTCCGGCCGGACTACACCATCTACGACGAGGTCCGCAAGACCGACGACTTCGAGGTCTTTGCCGACATGCGACTGGCCGGCGTCGGGATGATCGGCGTCGTCCACGCGACGCGGGCCATCGACGCCCTGCAACGGCTGATCGGCCGTGTCGAACTCGGGCTGATCCCGCAGATCGTCGACACCGTCATCTACATCGAGGCCGGCGAGGTCCACACCGTCTACGACGTGACGACGGAGGTCAAGGTCCCCGACGGCCTGATGGAGGAGGATCTGGCTCGCCCGGTCATCCTCATCCGGGACTTCGAGACCGGCGAACCCAAGTACGAGATCTACACGTTCAACCGCCAGGTCGTCACGGTGCCACTGGACGACGAGGACGGCGGTGGCCCCGGCTCCGACTCGGGCGTCGACCGCATCGCGAAACAGGAGATCGAACGGGAGATCCGCTCGATCGCACACGGCCACGTCGAAGTGGAGCTGAAGAGCCCCGACACCGCCGTCGTCTGGGTCGAAGAGAGCGACATCTCGCAGGTCATCGGCAAGGGCGGCGGGCGCATCACGGACGTGGAGAACCGCCTGGGAATCGACATCGACGTGCGCACGCTGGCCGAGAAGCCGAGCGGCTCCTCGGCGTCGAGCACTGCCGGCGGCGGCGCGAACGCGCCGGGCCAGATCGTCACCCCGGAGATCACCTCCCGACACGTCCAAATCCCGATGGACGGTCATCAGGGCGACACCGTGGAAGTGCAGGCCGACGGCGAGTACCTCTTTACCGCGACGGTCTCGCGGGGCGGCGAGATCCAGGTCTCGCGTGGCTCTGCCATCGCCGAGGAGCTAGAGCAGGCCATCGACCGCGGCAAGACGATCACCGTCGTTCCCTCCTAGACGGACGGAGACGGGACAGAGATGACGTTCGGGATCGAAACCGCGTACGTCGGCTGTGGACGTGCCGGGCGTGCGCTGGTCCGCGACGGGCTCGAAGAGCGGACGGGCGAGGCGGCGACGCCGGACCGGGGACCGGACCCCCGGCTGCTCACCATCGATAGCGGTGCGGACGAACCGGCGGCGGTGCTCGCGGCGTTCGATGTCGTCGTCGTGACCGGAGCTGTCGACAGTCCCGACGCACGGCGACAGATCGCCGAAGTCGGACGGGCGTGTCCGGACGACGCGACCTGTGTCGGTGTCGTCACCGGGACGACGGACCGGGGGATCGAGCGGCTCGGCCGAGCGTGTGACACCGTCGTCCCCGTCGAGACCGACGCGCTCGCACGGGAGTTCGCGACCGACCTGCTGACGTGGGCGAGCGAGCCGATGCTGCTGCGAACGGATTCGTCGCAGGTGTACGACGACCTCGACGGCGCTGGGGTCGCCGCCGTCGACCGTGTGACCGGCGATCGAACGGCACTGCCGGCGCTCGTCGAGCGGGCCAGCGTCGACGAGACCGCGGACGGCCAGCGGCTCTGCTTTGGCTACCTCGCCTTCGGCGTCGACTTTACCCTGGCCGACGACGAGCGGTTCCGGAGGCTCTGTGACCGGCCCGAGGTGGTCACCGGGCGGGCCAGCCTGGCCGAGCCCGACGCGTGTCGGCTGACGGCGGTCCGGCGGGTCCCGGAGTGACGGTCCCGGCGAGTGTGACAGTGACAATCGAAGCGACTCATACGGATTATTGTAGCGATTTACCGGTGATCGTCTACTCCGTGGCGAAGATCACCGGTAAGCAACTACAATAAACCGTATCACACACCGATCGCACGGCCGTCGTTGGATCGAGCGTGCGTCGACTTGCAGTGGCTCCGACGACTACTGGAATCGGACGCCGAGATCGTGGAGGCCGTCGTTGTGTCGGGCAACGTTGATCAGCAGCGGCGTCAGTCCCTCGATCTCCGCGGCGTTGGCCAGCGGGCCGCCGTCGAGCGCGCGCAGTCCCTCGATCGACTCGGCCAACTCGATCACGGTGTCCTTGGCGTCGGTCTCGTCGCCGACGACGACGGTGTCCCAGTCGAGGTCGGCGTCGAGGTCGGCGAGCCGGCCGGCCGCGAGGTTGTGGAACGCGCCGACGACGGGGACGTCGTCGGGGGCAGCGTTGGCCGCCAGCTGCGTGACGCTGCCGACGCCGGGCCGGTTGTAGTGAAAGCCGTCCTCGTCGCGTTTCATACCGACCGCGGGAGAGACGAGCACGTCGTCAGGCGAGAGTTCGTCGGCGATGGACTCGACGGTGTCGGTGAGGTGGTAGGCGGGGACGGCGGTGACGATCACGTCCGCGCGCCGGGCGGCCTCGACGTTGCCCAGCCCCTCGACGCTCGCGTCACGGCCGCGGTCGTCGAGTGCCGTCGCGTACTCCGTCGCTTTCGCTGCTGCGCGCTCCGGATCGCGCGAGCCGACGAGCACGTCGTGGGCGGAGTCCGCGGCCCACCGCAGTGCCAGTCCCTCGCCGATGTCGCCGGTGCCGCCGAGTAGGGCGATTTCCATACCGAAAGGGTGGAGCGAACACCGAATAAGTGTTGTCACACTCCCGCTACTTGCCGATGTCTGGCACTCGTGTGTCGGCTGAAAAGCCGTGGAGAGGGTCGCCTGCCCGGAGTGGCCGGTCGCGACGCAGACCAGCCGGGAGTGTCAGTCGTCGCCCAGCAGCGGCGGTCCCGGCTCGCCCCGGAGCACGATCAGGTACGCGAGGACGAGCGACAGCACGACCCACTGGACGCCGACGAACAGCTGCGAGGCGGGGTCTGGGGGGACGACGAGGACACCGAGTACGAGCCCGAACACGGCGAGGGTCACGGTGAGGCCGACGAACCACAGCAGATCCGTTCGATCCATACCGTTCGATCGGTCCCGAACCGGCAAAAAGAGCGACCCTAACGGTCCGTCGACCGCGGCGAGAGCAGCTCCGGGAGGTCGTCGACGCTCTCGACGACGGCGGCCGCGCCGGCACGGGTGAACTTCTGTCGTCCCGTCTCGCCCGTGAGTCCCCCGGTGAGGACGCCGATACCGTCGTACACTCGGCCGTCGGACTCGTTAGCGTTGACGGCCGTTCGCACGTCGTCGAGCGTGTCCCCGGCGAAGGCGATCCGGTCGGCGTCGAACCGCTCGGCCAGCGTCACCAGCGCGTGGGGATCGGGCTTGCCGGCCTCCCAGTCGTCCATGGTGAAGCGGTGCTCGTCGGCCACGTCGAGACCGGCCCGTTCCAGCGCGATGTCGGCCTCTGGAGCGGGACGGCCGGTGACGACGCCCACGTCGTAGTCGGCCTGCAGGGCCGCGATCGTCTCCGGATCGACGATGACCGGCTCGTCGTTGACGAACCCCGGTTCGGCGATGCGGGGCTCGCGGCCCTCGATCTCGCGGTACAGCTCCGCGCCCAGATAGAGCATCTGGAACACGTCCCGGAGCTGGTCGGGGTCCCAGGCGTCGAAGACGTCCTCGCGGGCGTTCGGCGTCAGCGCCTCCCGGACGATCGCCTCGGCGGCGTCCCGGCCACCGCCCCGCTGGGCGATCCCGTCGGTGAACGCCTCGACCGTCTGGTCGAGTCCCTCGCGGCTCGCGAGCACGTACAGCGCCCCGGCGTGAGTCAGCTCCCAGTCGTTGTTGAACCCGCCAGCGTCCTTGAACGACTGGATCGCCGACCGGTCGATCGTCTCGCCGTACAGCCGCTCGATTGACTCGACGATGGCCCGTCGGTAGGAATCGGCCACGTCGACGAGCACGCCGTCGATGTCCAGGACGACCGCATCCACGTGCATACCACCCGGAACGTGGTGGGCGACTATTTCACTTGCCTTTCGGCCCGTCCTGGCGGACGCGGTACAGCGTCTCGCCGCCGGGCAGTTGCTCGCGGTCGACCGCGACGGCGGGCTGGTCGCCGCCCAGCGTCGTGAAATAACAGACTGCGCCGTGCTCGCGGGCGAGGGCGCGCAGCGGACGGTGCAGTTCGGGCGGGCAGTTCAGCGCGTAGACGGCCTCGGCGTCGGCGTAGACGCTCGGGTCCGGATCGGTCACGTCGTCCAGGACGAAGGCGAGCGCCCGCGGCACGTCCCGCCGAACCACGTCCGTGACGGTCACGTCGACGCCCCGCCGAGCGAGTCGTCGTGCCACGTCCGGCCGTCGGCCGACGCCGACCTCGACGACGCACTCGAAGTCGGCCAATCGATCGACGAGAGGGCTGCGTGGGTCGTTCACGGCGGGATGTTTATGTCACATCGGCACATATGGCTTCGCATGCACGTTGACGTCGTGCCGGTGGGAGACGTCTCGGCACGGGTCAAGCGCGAGGCCTCCAAGGGACTGCGGACCGTCTACGACTGCGAGGTCTCGATGCACGAACCCCAGCCGATCCCCACCGGTGCGTACGACGCCGACCGGGACCAGTACCGGGCCGAGGAGTTCATCGATCTCGCCCAGCGAATCGGGAGCGGCGAGAAGAACATCGCGGTCACGCCACAGGACCTGTACTACCGGCGGCGCAACTACGTCTTCGGTCTGGCCTACCTCAGCGGCAGCGGGAGCGTCATCTCGACACACCGGCTCCAGACCTCCTCTGACGGGGGCTTCTCGAATCGGTCCGCGAGCGACATCTTCGGCGACCGGGTCCGGAAGGAGGTCGTCCACGAGATCGGCCACACGCTGGGCCTGGAACACTGTGACAACGAACGCTGCGTGATGAAGTTCTCCCCCACGGTCCGCGAGGTCGACGTCAAAGAGCAGTCGCTGTGTGGCTCCTGTGCGACACAGGTGACGTAGTCGCTCTCTGCGGTGCGTTCTCGTCGCTGACCCTCGTCTACGAGCGGCCGCTGAAACGACGAGGGACGACGTTGCCAACTCAGTTAGGTATCGTCGTTATTGTGTATGTTAACTTATGGCACGATGCATGAGCAAAACACAGGAGTCCGCCCGCATCGACGAACTCGGAGAGATCTTCGTGTCGGTCACCGGTGACGACGCCGTGACCGAATCACAGGACCGGGCGGCCAA
It encodes the following:
- a CDS encoding archaemetzincin family Zn-dependent metalloprotease — translated: MHVDVVPVGDVSARVKREASKGLRTVYDCEVSMHEPQPIPTGAYDADRDQYRAEEFIDLAQRIGSGEKNIAVTPQDLYYRRRNYVFGLAYLSGSGSVISTHRLQTSSDGGFSNRSASDIFGDRVRKEVVHEIGHTLGLEHCDNERCVMKFSPTVREVDVKEQSLCGSCATQVT
- a CDS encoding PINc/VapC family ATPase, yielding MDIVPDTSVVIDGRVSERIEADADPDSEVEGTGFAGATVVVPEAVVGELEAQANDGRETGWEGLEELQRLVSLDEDGTIDVEYVGRRPDAVEKREAGEGEIDALIRDVAQDRGATLVTSDDVQAEVASAKGIPVEFLDPIERTIDRLTIENFFDEATMSVHLKVGVAPFAKRGSIGDMAYQPIRDDPATESELRGYAADIEEAAHASPEGFVELSEPGMTIIQYRDFRIAIARPPFSDALEITAVRPIVKTELDDYEHADELRDRLTDHQRGVLISGSPGAGKSTFAQAVGEFLVDADYAVKTMEKPRDLQVGDEITQYTELGGSMEKTADSLLMVRPDYTIYDEVRKTDDFEVFADMRLAGVGMIGVVHATRAIDALQRLIGRVELGLIPQIVDTVIYIEAGEVHTVYDVTTEVKVPDGLMEEDLARPVILIRDFETGEPKYEIYTFNRQVVTVPLDDEDGGGPGSDSGVDRIAKQEIEREIRSIAHGHVEVELKSPDTAVVWVEESDISQVIGKGGGRITDVENRLGIDIDVRTLAEKPSGSSASSTAGGGANAPGQIVTPEITSRHVQIPMDGHQGDTVEVQADGEYLFTATVSRGGEIQVSRGSAIAEELEQAIDRGKTITVVPS
- the npdG gene encoding NADPH-dependent F420 reductase, producing MEIALLGGTGDIGEGLALRWAADSAHDVLVGSRDPERAAAKATEYATALDDRGRDASVEGLGNVEAARRADVIVTAVPAYHLTDTVESIADELSPDDVLVSPAVGMKRDEDGFHYNRPGVGSVTQLAANAAPDDVPVVGAFHNLAAGRLADLDADLDWDTVVVGDETDAKDTVIELAESIEGLRALDGGPLANAAEIEGLTPLLINVARHNDGLHDLGVRFQ
- a CDS encoding TIGR01548 family HAD-type hydrolase, coding for MHVDAVVLDIDGVLVDVADSYRRAIVESIERLYGETIDRSAIQSFKDAGGFNNDWELTHAGALYVLASREGLDQTVEAFTDGIAQRGGGRDAAEAIVREALTPNAREDVFDAWDPDQLRDVFQMLYLGAELYREIEGREPRIAEPGFVNDEPVIVDPETIAALQADYDVGVVTGRPAPEADIALERAGLDVADEHRFTMDDWEAGKPDPHALVTLAERFDADRIAFAGDTLDDVRTAVNANESDGRVYDGIGVLTGGLTGETGRQKFTRAGAAAVVESVDDLPELLSPRSTDR
- the nikR gene encoding nickel-responsive transcriptional regulator NikR, with amino-acid sequence MSDDLDRISLTLPAEMTTRLDDIVDDWEYDSRSEAIRDALRDFFGAYEWESADDTVHHGTVVVVHDHHVDGIADQLQTIQHEMADLITSVQHIHLSHDTCMETLVVEGAGTAITELANRLRAIGGVNQVKVVVVGD
- a CDS encoding energy-coupling factor ABC transporter permease; the encoded protein is MHIPDGFLDLWIAVVCAALAGGTLVVAARRADGELTDTTAPVLGIVAAGLFAAQMLNWPIPGGTSAHFVGGAFAAILLGPHLGALCVATVVTIQALVFGDGGLVVLGANVLNMAVVEVYVGYGLYRLLAGHNEFVAAFVAGWLGITAGAVAAALQLGASSAFAYELVTTVSIMGVGHLLLGLIEGGITAVVYRYVADARPDLFPTATTTEVAA
- a CDS encoding UPF0146 family protein — its product is MNDPRSPLVDRLADFECVVEVGVGRRPDVARRLARRGVDVTVTDVVRRDVPRALAFVLDDVTDPDPSVYADAEAVYALNCPPELHRPLRALAREHGAVCYFTTLGGDQPAVAVDREQLPGGETLYRVRQDGPKGK